Proteins encoded together in one Armatimonadota bacterium window:
- a CDS encoding efflux RND transporter periplasmic adaptor subunit, protein MRKALVVAGVLAVAGLFAWRTAEALRARSAQEAPPGPAGATGVRGPRAVPVQVARVRRATLEVRRTFVGEVVAEARVDVQPRISGVVEAVLVAEGDRVAAGQALVRLDPKELRFQVEQARAAANTQRVLVEQARGAMRTQALAVEQARAALATQQARLAQVLAGTPPEQVRQAEEQVRQTRASLEFARAQLRRMEDLYAQGFVSGQAVESARLEVTMQETRLRTAEEQLALLRRGPRPEEVEVARGQVRQAEVALRQAEQQAAQAAVAYRQAQSQFAQSQVALRQAENLLRESVVRAPTGGIVGRRLVDPGATVTPATPLLQLVDVDPVFLVVPVAEQDLAAVRPGTPAVVRPDALPSRRFAGEVTSVSPVLAPTTRTAEARIRVPNPEALLRPGMTARVELLLIRRIGALTVPAEAVLEQNGVRSVFVVEDGTARARPVTVGVSDGTRVEVVRGLQPGEMVVVAGQLNLRDGSRVILPGARGPGGRGPGGSGRGPGGPQPGRSP, encoded by the coding sequence ATGCGCAAGGCGCTGGTTGTGGCGGGCGTGCTGGCGGTGGCCGGGCTCTTCGCCTGGCGTACCGCCGAAGCGCTGCGCGCCCGCTCCGCCCAGGAGGCTCCTCCCGGGCCCGCGGGCGCAACCGGCGTGCGCGGGCCGCGGGCCGTCCCCGTCCAGGTGGCGCGGGTCCGGCGGGCCACCCTGGAGGTCCGGCGGACCTTTGTCGGGGAGGTTGTCGCCGAAGCCCGGGTGGACGTCCAGCCGCGCATCAGCGGGGTCGTGGAGGCGGTGCTCGTCGCGGAAGGCGACCGCGTGGCGGCGGGCCAGGCTCTCGTGCGCCTCGACCCCAAGGAGCTGCGCTTCCAGGTGGAGCAGGCCCGGGCGGCCGCGAACACCCAGCGCGTCCTGGTGGAGCAGGCGCGCGGGGCCATGCGCACCCAGGCGCTGGCGGTGGAACAGGCCCGGGCCGCGCTGGCCACCCAGCAGGCCCGCCTGGCCCAGGTGCTGGCCGGGACCCCGCCGGAGCAGGTGCGGCAGGCGGAAGAGCAGGTCCGCCAGACCCGGGCCAGCCTGGAGTTCGCCCGCGCGCAACTGCGGCGGATGGAGGACCTGTACGCACAAGGCTTCGTCTCCGGCCAGGCGGTGGAGTCGGCCCGGCTGGAGGTGACGATGCAGGAGACCCGCCTGCGCACCGCCGAGGAGCAGCTGGCCCTGCTGCGGCGCGGGCCGCGGCCCGAGGAGGTGGAGGTGGCGCGCGGGCAGGTCCGGCAGGCGGAGGTCGCCCTGCGGCAGGCGGAGCAGCAGGCGGCGCAGGCGGCCGTGGCCTACCGTCAGGCGCAGAGCCAGTTCGCGCAGAGCCAGGTGGCGTTGCGCCAGGCCGAGAACCTCCTCCGGGAGAGCGTCGTGCGGGCACCCACCGGCGGCATCGTGGGGCGGCGGCTGGTCGACCCGGGTGCCACGGTGACCCCGGCCACGCCGCTGCTGCAGCTCGTGGACGTCGATCCGGTCTTCCTGGTGGTGCCGGTGGCGGAGCAGGACCTGGCGGCGGTGCGCCCCGGCACGCCGGCGGTGGTGCGCCCCGACGCACTTCCGTCGCGCCGCTTTGCGGGGGAGGTCACCTCGGTGAGTCCCGTCCTGGCCCCGACGACGCGCACGGCGGAGGCCCGGATCCGCGTCCCCAACCCCGAGGCTCTTCTCCGCCCCGGGATGACCGCGCGGGTCGAGCTCCTGCTGATCCGGCGCATAGGGGCCCTCACCGTTCCCGCCGAGGCGGTCCTCGAGCAGAACGGCGTCCGATCCGTCTTCGTCGTCGAGGATGGGACGGCTCGCGCCCGCCCGGTGACGGTGGGCGTCAGCGACGGCACCCGCGTGGAGGTCGTGCGCGGCCTGCAACCGGGCGAGATGGTGGTGGTGGCGGGACAGCTTAACCTGCGGGACGGCAGCCGGGTGATCCTGCCAGGCGCGCGCGGGCCGGGCGGGCGCGGGCCAGGCGGGAGCGGCCGAGGGCCCGGCGGCCCGCAGCCGGGGAGGTCGCCGTGA
- a CDS encoding efflux RND transporter permease subunit, whose translation MNLPRLAIHRPIGTVIVFAVILLVGLSALAGLPIDLLPDISFARLTVSTTYPGAGPEEVENLVTRIIEEAVSTVAGVQDVFSTSSEGRSSVTAVFPAGTDIDAAANDLRAAIERVRRRLPDGADAPVVFKFDPSQFPIVQLGLVARDPRLQVADLQQLAEDQVLFRLERVRGVAQAALSGGVRRRILVELDQGRLRALGLSERDVLNTLAAANLAAPAGEVTEGTRRLGLRALSRYEHLDQIRRTVVTTRNRVPVYVADLATVSEGTEEPTGLVRVNGAPGVLLSIQRQPGVNTVAVSDGVLAVVHRLNATLPGASLVVIGDNARFIRRSVRSVLEATVIGGALAVTVLFLFLRDLRTVAIIGVTIPIAVLASFALMYGAGYSLNLMTLGALALAVGMLVDASIVVLENIFRHREAGRARRQAAVAGTEEVVSPIVASTVTSVVVFLPIIVIRGEAVTTQLYYQFAVVVVFALACSLLVAMALTPVLASWLPPLRRQEERPWTAALNARYRAVLRWALRHRPLVLGAAAALFVLALATVPLIGREVLPPTDEGEILVIGELPVGTRLELTEQALARLEAQARRMAPEIEAVTRQVGSAGFGGRSHRGILRIRLRPKGERARTTEAVAAALRGTLQLPGGRVVVRPSAGALNILRFSQVDDPIAVEIRGHDLDQATALARQVQQALEQIPGVTDVSLAREELIPEAVLRIDVERAAAFGLTPSRVAEALRTAVGGAVATILRRGGRETDVVVRLREGDRRSSLDVLALPILTPTGQQITLAQVAHLERGLAPASIFRRSRQRVTTVTAGLSGRDYGSVMADVRARLAGLPLPEGFALTFGDAYEEQQRATRQLVGGFLAAVGLVYAVMAVQFEALLEPLLIMGAVPFALGGSLLALFLTGTTLNIQSLTGLIVLVGIVVNNAIVLMDFILTRHRREGRPLFEAVVEASAARLRPVLMTTLTTVLGLLPIAIGFGEGAELQAPLARSVLGGMLLSTLVTLVLIPTSYVSVELLRERWRSRRAVPAPVPAPPLPVTGGGNGPEADEPHT comes from the coding sequence GTGAACCTGCCGCGCCTGGCCATCCACCGCCCCATCGGGACGGTGATCGTCTTTGCGGTCATCCTCCTCGTGGGGCTGAGCGCGTTGGCGGGGTTGCCCATCGACCTGCTCCCCGACATCTCCTTCGCCCGCCTCACCGTCTCCACCACCTACCCCGGCGCAGGACCCGAAGAGGTCGAGAACCTCGTGACGCGCATCATCGAGGAGGCGGTGAGCACCGTCGCCGGGGTCCAGGACGTCTTCTCCACCTCCTCGGAGGGCCGATCGAGCGTCACCGCCGTCTTCCCCGCCGGCACCGACATCGACGCGGCAGCGAACGACCTGCGGGCGGCCATCGAGCGGGTGCGCCGCCGGCTCCCCGATGGCGCCGACGCGCCCGTTGTCTTCAAGTTCGACCCGTCCCAGTTCCCCATCGTGCAACTGGGCCTGGTGGCCCGGGACCCGCGGCTGCAGGTGGCCGACCTGCAGCAGCTGGCCGAGGACCAGGTCCTCTTCCGCCTGGAGCGGGTCCGGGGGGTGGCACAGGCGGCGCTCTCGGGCGGGGTGCGCCGGCGCATCCTGGTCGAGCTGGACCAGGGGCGCCTGCGCGCGCTCGGCCTCTCGGAGCGGGACGTGCTGAACACCCTGGCGGCGGCCAACCTGGCGGCGCCGGCCGGCGAGGTCACCGAAGGGACCCGGCGGCTGGGCCTGCGGGCCTTGAGCCGCTATGAGCACCTCGACCAGATCCGCCGCACCGTCGTCACCACGCGGAACCGCGTCCCCGTCTACGTGGCGGACCTGGCCACGGTGTCCGAGGGGACGGAGGAACCCACGGGGCTCGTGCGCGTCAACGGCGCCCCCGGCGTGCTCCTCTCCATCCAGCGGCAGCCCGGGGTGAACACGGTAGCGGTCTCCGACGGGGTGCTGGCCGTGGTGCACCGCCTCAACGCCACCCTGCCCGGAGCCTCGCTCGTCGTCATCGGGGACAACGCGCGCTTCATCCGCCGCAGCGTCCGCTCGGTGCTGGAGGCCACCGTCATCGGCGGGGCGCTGGCGGTGACGGTACTCTTCCTCTTCCTGCGCGACCTGCGGACGGTCGCCATCATCGGCGTGACCATCCCCATCGCCGTGCTGGCCTCGTTCGCCCTGATGTATGGCGCCGGCTACTCTCTCAACCTGATGACGCTGGGGGCGCTGGCGCTGGCCGTGGGGATGCTGGTGGACGCCAGCATCGTGGTGTTGGAGAACATCTTCCGGCACCGCGAGGCGGGGCGGGCGCGCCGCCAGGCCGCCGTGGCAGGGACCGAAGAGGTCGTCTCGCCCATTGTCGCCTCCACGGTGACCAGCGTGGTGGTCTTCCTCCCCATCATCGTGATCCGGGGCGAGGCGGTCACGACCCAGCTCTACTACCAGTTCGCCGTGGTGGTGGTCTTCGCCCTGGCGTGCTCGCTGCTGGTGGCGATGGCGCTCACGCCCGTGCTGGCCTCGTGGCTGCCCCCGCTGCGCCGGCAGGAGGAGCGCCCCTGGACGGCGGCGCTGAATGCGCGCTACCGTGCGGTGCTCCGCTGGGCGCTGCGCCACCGGCCGCTCGTGCTGGGCGCGGCGGCCGCGCTCTTCGTCCTGGCGCTGGCCACCGTCCCCCTGATCGGCCGGGAGGTCCTCCCGCCCACGGACGAGGGGGAGATCCTGGTCATCGGCGAGCTGCCGGTGGGGACCAGGCTGGAGCTGACCGAGCAGGCCCTGGCCCGCCTGGAGGCGCAGGCCCGCCGGATGGCCCCCGAGATCGAGGCGGTGACGCGCCAGGTGGGGTCGGCGGGCTTCGGCGGGCGCTCGCACCGCGGCATCCTGCGCATCCGCCTCCGACCCAAAGGGGAGCGGGCGCGCACCACCGAGGCCGTGGCGGCCGCCCTGCGCGGCACGCTGCAGCTACCCGGCGGCCGCGTGGTGGTGCGTCCGAGTGCCGGGGCGCTGAACATCCTGCGCTTCAGCCAGGTGGACGACCCCATCGCCGTGGAGATCCGCGGCCACGACCTGGACCAGGCCACCGCCCTGGCCCGTCAGGTGCAGCAGGCGCTCGAGCAGATCCCGGGGGTGACCGACGTCAGCCTGGCCCGGGAGGAGTTGATCCCGGAGGCCGTGCTGCGCATCGACGTCGAGCGCGCCGCCGCCTTCGGGCTGACGCCGAGCCGCGTGGCCGAGGCGCTGCGCACCGCCGTGGGGGGCGCGGTGGCCACCATCCTCCGCCGGGGCGGGCGCGAGACCGACGTGGTGGTGCGCCTGCGCGAGGGGGACCGGCGCAGCTCCCTCGACGTCCTGGCCCTGCCGATCCTCACCCCCACGGGGCAGCAGATCACCCTGGCCCAGGTGGCCCACCTGGAACGCGGCCTGGCCCCGGCCTCGATCTTCCGGCGGAGCCGCCAGCGGGTGACCACGGTCACCGCCGGCCTCAGCGGCCGCGACTACGGCAGCGTGATGGCGGACGTGCGCGCGCGCCTGGCCGGCCTGCCGCTCCCCGAGGGTTTCGCCCTCACCTTCGGCGACGCCTACGAGGAGCAGCAGCGCGCCACCCGGCAGCTCGTCGGCGGCTTCCTGGCCGCCGTCGGGCTGGTCTACGCGGTGATGGCCGTCCAGTTCGAGGCGCTGCTGGAGCCGCTCCTCATCATGGGGGCGGTGCCGTTTGCGTTGGGCGGGTCGTTGCTGGCGCTCTTCCTCACCGGCACGACGCTGAACATCCAGTCGCTCACCGGGCTCATCGTGCTGGTGGGGATCGTGGTGAACAACGCCATCGTGCTCATGGACTTCATCCTCACCCGCCACCGCCGGGAGGGCCGGCCTCTCTTCGAGGCTGTGGTCGAGGCCTCGGCCGCCCGCCTGCGCCCGGTGCTGATGACGACCCTGACCACGGTGCTGGGCCTCCTGCCCATCGCCATCGGCTTCGGTGAGGGGGCCGAACTCCAGGCCCCACTGGCCCGCAGCGTGCTGGGCGGGATGCTGCTCTCGACGCTGGTCACGCTGGTGCTCATCCCCACCTCGTACGTGAGCGTGGAACTGCTGCGCGAGCGGTGGCGCAGCCGCCGCGCCGTCCCCGCCCCGGTCCCGGCGCCTCCGCTGCCGGTCACCGGCGGGGGCAACGGCCCCGAGGCGGACGAGCCCCACACCTGA